From the genome of Bacteroides sp. MSB163, one region includes:
- a CDS encoding hybrid sensor histidine kinase/response regulator: protein MQINNSSVSLRLKIITGYVLLLIFLTIIVSLVWLEHQKMEMLNSGELLIRQKREAVNRTFEKLLDFSFSDDFLLLRDRDKFNEYRMKREMATTTLNELKRYYPSDIQHAQIDTISSLLQEKEALLLGVMNTLSDLLRSDSLFQRRIPAVALQMHIPLLPGKSEKEKKKRSGFLGLFKKKEEKSAYAYQKEKTKQPSASQQITRELYSLQKEMSIQYTDYWNKLTTYSDSLQWRNTELNSQINTLIGEFEQVVIKQAEKEIEEITALREQSFRIILFIAAIAILLIVIFYLFIHQDIRKRQEYRLKLEASDCRNRELLAARRNLILTVSHDLRVPLGTISEYAELLRDEKSPEQSKGYAMNILHASRHVIGLANNLLYYYRLEAEKEQPEKEIFHLGQTIEDAAHSFLSVAEKKGLDLVIKVIDSDILVEGDCGRLVQILNNLISNAVKFTSAGYVQVGAQYRVGKLSFFIRDTGIGIDKESQEQIFTAFERGKAPNAEEGFGLGLAITHKLVTLLKGTIHVQSTPGHGSTFEVCLPLRETNGKTGTTKISLACGVLSGMRVLAIDDDRIQLEVIQKMYVRHGVKCDCCLNVSELIAALRRNRYDLVLTDMRMSEMDGYGVLTLLRGSNLGQAKTLPVLAVTAQADKNPEYFRNAGFADCLYKPFSQRELVSVTSSIDRTNFTTIVEGEENARELLDMFIEDTEKELSEMQDALETANYMQLRHIIHKAAPLWGMIRINVPLNELEEMASLSSEKWCKELDARIKRLMEAVEQAVKKAKELKYEPDENHIGSRR, encoded by the coding sequence ATTACTTATCAGGCAAAAAAGAGAAGCCGTGAACCGAACTTTTGAAAAACTGCTTGACTTCTCCTTTTCTGATGATTTCCTGCTATTACGTGACAGGGACAAATTCAATGAATACCGGATGAAGCGTGAAATGGCTACCACCACTTTGAACGAACTGAAACGATACTATCCATCCGACATACAACATGCACAAATCGACACAATATCTTCGCTCTTACAAGAAAAAGAGGCACTGTTGCTCGGAGTGATGAATACACTTTCGGATTTACTGCGCTCTGACAGTCTGTTCCAACGGAGAATACCTGCTGTCGCTTTACAAATGCATATTCCATTGCTACCGGGCAAATCAGAAAAGGAGAAGAAAAAACGGAGCGGTTTCCTTGGTTTGTTTAAAAAGAAAGAAGAAAAATCGGCCTATGCATACCAAAAGGAAAAAACGAAACAGCCGTCCGCATCCCAGCAAATAACCAGGGAACTTTATTCCCTGCAAAAAGAAATGTCTATACAATATACCGACTACTGGAATAAGCTGACCACTTACTCCGACAGTTTGCAATGGCGTAACACAGAACTGAACTCACAAATAAACACACTTATTGGTGAGTTTGAACAAGTAGTTATCAAGCAAGCGGAAAAAGAAATAGAAGAAATTACTGCATTAAGGGAGCAATCATTTCGTATCATTCTGTTTATAGCCGCTATCGCCATCCTGCTAATAGTGATATTTTACCTTTTTATCCATCAGGACATAAGAAAGAGGCAGGAATACCGGCTGAAACTGGAAGCGTCTGACTGCCGGAATCGTGAACTGCTGGCCGCACGCCGTAATCTTATACTGACAGTAAGCCATGACCTCCGTGTACCGCTCGGTACTATCAGCGAATATGCAGAATTATTACGAGATGAAAAAAGTCCGGAACAGAGCAAAGGGTATGCAATGAATATCCTGCATGCCTCGCGCCATGTCATTGGGTTGGCAAATAACCTGCTGTATTATTACAGGCTGGAAGCGGAAAAGGAACAGCCGGAAAAAGAAATCTTTCATTTGGGGCAGACAATTGAAGATGCTGCCCACTCATTCTTATCGGTAGCGGAAAAGAAAGGGTTGGACTTGGTAATAAAAGTGATAGATTCTGATATACTTGTTGAGGGGGATTGCGGGCGGTTGGTGCAAATACTCAATAATCTGATCTCAAATGCAGTAAAGTTTACCAGTGCCGGATATGTACAAGTAGGCGCACAATACCGGGTCGGAAAGCTATCCTTCTTCATTAGAGATACGGGCATAGGTATTGATAAGGAAAGCCAGGAACAGATATTCACCGCTTTTGAACGAGGTAAAGCGCCAAATGCGGAAGAAGGCTTCGGACTGGGATTGGCAATAACACATAAATTGGTGACATTGCTGAAGGGAACTATCCATGTCCAAAGCACACCGGGACATGGAAGCACATTCGAGGTATGTCTGCCTTTGCGTGAGACAAATGGAAAGACCGGCACTACAAAGATTTCTTTGGCATGTGGCGTTCTTTCAGGAATGAGAGTACTGGCAATAGATGATGACCGGATACAACTTGAAGTAATCCAAAAGATGTATGTACGTCATGGGGTGAAATGTGATTGTTGCCTGAATGTAAGTGAACTGATTGCGGCATTACGCCGTAATCGTTATGACCTGGTGTTGACGGATATGAGAATGTCAGAAATGGACGGCTACGGGGTACTGACCTTGCTCCGGGGTAGTAACCTCGGACAAGCAAAGACACTTCCCGTATTGGCGGTAACCGCACAAGCGGACAAAAATCCAGAGTATTTTAGAAATGCAGGTTTTGCGGACTGCCTGTATAAGCCTTTCTCGCAAAGAGAATTAGTTTCGGTTACTTCAAGTATAGACAGGACGAATTTTACAACTATCGTGGAGGGGGAAGAAAATGCGAGGGAACTGTTGGATATGTTCATAGAGGACACGGAAAAGGAACTCTCTGAAATGCAGGACGCTTTGGAAACGGCAAATTATATGCAATTGAGGCATATCATACACAAAGCTGCTCCATTATGGGGAATGATTCGTATCAATGTACCCTTGAATGAACTGGAAGAGATGGCTTCACTATCCTCTGAAAAATGGTGTAAGGAATTGGACGCCCGTATTAAAAGACTGATGGAAGCAGTGGAACAGGCCGTAAAAAAAGCGAAAGAATTAAAGTATGAACCGGATGAAAACCATATTGGTAGTAGAAGATGA